Part of the Mya arenaria isolate MELC-2E11 chromosome 8, ASM2691426v1 genome, tttttgaatgaaatttttCTTAAGTGTTctatttttcaacatatttaattgtatttagacaaaatgcataaatcaacgaaaattgtttttgtcatttcattATATGAATTTATGTTCTGTTGGTTGTAGGAGCGCTGCGTTGAGATTGGGCGTGTTGCCTACATCGCATATGGAGATGACAAAGGAAAACTTTGTGTCGTCCTTGACATAATTGACCAGAACAGGGTATACTATTTTTGGCCAGGCAGTAAATTGTTTCATGAATTTTCTCCCAATAGGgaggtttaaaaaaataaaaggttcatCTTTCTTCTTCCTTGGCTGATACTCTTTGGAATAAAATTCTATTAAACTGATCTACTGGTGTATAAGCACTTACACAATTTCATTATGATTGCTTTAAGACTTTGTTACTGGGGAGCTTTTGTCAGAGtgacattttaatgaaatttcattgtttggtgaaagaaattttacaatgtataaaaatacCATTCCAGGAGCATACGAAGAATAGATAATCCTTTCATAACTAGAGTATTTCACCTGGGAGCAGGATTGTTATTAGTCCCGGATCTCACATTGAATTTTTCTAGTGttaatttttaaagatgcactgttgctcccaaataagatgtacaatAATTAATACAAGGTTTATTTTACCGAAAATGATGAatgaatatcgaaaacaatggtttaattttatgaaggatactgtaatttgaaagaaaggtgcagacaATACAgtaattctaccttatgagaccatagttaatcgcagtaaatctttaaggacaccattcatataatatttttgcgtttcaaccaataaatacaattttgttatcagtaattattattttgcataaatgcattattaagtacgAAGTTAATGGTTTTTCTATCAAAAtttgtgttatacatgtgtatatattgattttaaatacaaatgtcacTTTAACTGTATTATGTAAACAAcgctattataaaataaaagtaaatcatttgaagaactatttttattatatgatgAATGTCTCACTCTGAAATACAATATTCACAGGTCTTGGTTGAAGGACCATGCACTAATGTTGCCCGCAAGGAGTTCAACATGAAGGCCATCCAGATGACCCAGTTCCTCCTGAAAATCCCACACTCATGCAGACAGAAGGTTGTCCGTAAGGCTTGGGAGAAGGAGGAGATCACCAAGAAGTGGGGCGAGACCACCTGGGCACGCAAGATTGCCTCTAGAGAATTGGTGGGTTAACTGGTTGAATCAGCTGGGATTAATGCTAGAATGTACCAAAACCTTTTGTCATGATATTTGGCATTATGATTAATCCAACAAATGTAGATTCCCTTTTTCATGCTGATTTTAGCTGAAATAGAAATGCTTGTAGAAGCAATTAATCCTTTGCATTTTGTGTATTATTTCACAATACCATTAACATGAAGACACCATGgaatctaaaaaataaaatagtggTGGTGTTTATTCTTgcaaaagtaattaaatattatgtCCAACTCCTTTTAGGATAAGGCTTAGAATATCAAAGggcaatacatgtatat contains:
- the LOC128243026 gene encoding 60S ribosomal protein L14-like → MIGQERCVEIGRVAYIAYGDDKGKLCVVLDIIDQNRVLVEGPCTNVARKEFNMKAIQMTQFLLKIPHSCRQKVVRKAWEKEEITKKWGETTWARKIASRELRANLTDFDRFKLMKAKQCRNRIVNTEFGKLRKAAKKGAKK